Proteins co-encoded in one Papaver somniferum cultivar HN1 chromosome 5, ASM357369v1, whole genome shotgun sequence genomic window:
- the LOC113281050 gene encoding histone H4: MSGRGKGGKGLGKGGAKRHRKVLRDNIQGITKPAIRRLARRGGVKRISGLIYEETRGVLKIFLENVIRDAVTYTEHARRKTVTAMDVVYALKRQGRTLYGFGG, from the coding sequence ATGTCaggaagaggaaaaggaggtAAGGGTTTGGGAAAGGGAGGAGCAAAGAGACACAGGAAGGTGTTGAGAGACAATATCCAGGGAATCACAAAGCCAGCAATCAGAAGATTAGCAAGGAGAGGTGGAGTGAAACGTATCAGTGGATTGATTTATGAAGAGACTCGTGGTGTTCTTAAGATCTTTCTTGAGAATGTGATTCGTGATGCTGTTACTTACACTGAACATGCTAGGAGGAAGACTGTCACTGCTATGGATGTTGTCTATGCTCTCAAGAGGCAAGGAAGAACTCTCTATGGATTTGGGGGTtag